Proteins found in one Mycoplasmopsis citelli genomic segment:
- the dcm gene encoding DNA cytosine methyltransferase, with product MNKLKCGSFFAGVGGIDLGFKQVCDTVYASEYNPKPVETFESNFNLKVDIRDIREVKASEIPDFDILLAGFPCQAFSIAGYRQGFDDQKGRGNLFFEIERIILEKKPSVVFLENVKNLVSHDKGNTFKIILQKLHDAGYFVKHQVLNTMTHGNTPQNRERIYIVGFLDKNHYEKFEFPQKIELKTQISDIVGFENKVDNKYYYTKDNFKHFDVLSEQVNNSKNIYQWRRRYVRENKSNVCPTLTANCGTGGHNVPIIYTKHGIRKLTPQECFKFQGFDKDFVLPNQANSHLYKQAGNSVSVTVIKRIAKQILKNLIL from the coding sequence ATGAATAAGTTAAAATGCGGAAGCTTTTTTGCAGGTGTAGGAGGTATTGATTTAGGTTTTAAGCAAGTTTGCGATACTGTCTATGCTAGTGAATACAATCCAAAACCTGTTGAAACTTTTGAAAGTAATTTTAATTTAAAAGTTGATATTCGTGATATTAGAGAAGTAAAAGCAAGTGAAATTCCGGATTTTGATATTCTGTTAGCTGGATTCCCGTGTCAAGCTTTTTCAATTGCTGGATACAGACAAGGTTTTGACGATCAAAAAGGAAGAGGAAATTTATTTTTTGAAATTGAAAGAATAATTTTAGAGAAAAAACCTTCAGTGGTATTTTTAGAAAATGTTAAAAATTTAGTTTCCCATGATAAAGGAAACACTTTTAAAATTATATTACAAAAACTGCATGATGCAGGTTATTTTGTTAAACACCAAGTTTTAAACACTATGACACACGGAAATACTCCACAAAATCGCGAAAGAATTTACATTGTTGGTTTTTTGGATAAAAATCATTATGAAAAATTTGAATTTCCACAAAAAATAGAATTAAAAACACAAATTTCTGATATTGTGGGTTTTGAAAATAAAGTTGATAATAAATATTATTACACTAAAGATAATTTTAAACATTTCGATGTTTTAAGCGAGCAAGTAAATAATTCTAAAAACATTTATCAGTGACGTAGAAGATATGTTAGAGAAAACAAATCAAATGTATGTCCTACTCTAACAGCTAATTGCGGAACTGGTGGACATAATGTTCCAATTATTTACACAAAACATGGAATTAGAAAACTAACTCCTCAAGAATGCTTTAAATTTCAAGGATTTGATAAGGATTTTGTTTTACCAAATCAAGCAAATTCTCATTTATACAAACAAGCTGGTAATAGTGTATCGGTTACAGTAATAAAAAGAATTGCTAAGCAAATTTTAAAAAATTTAATCTTATAA
- a CDS encoding type I restriction-modification system subunit M has translation MNKQELASQIWEAANKMRSKIEASEYKNYILGFIFYKFLSDKLENFLRNDGWTDQEIKENLNENDYETIEYCKDRLKYFISYNNLFSTWIKKEGDFDVSDVRNAINAFSKNLDKNHKHIFEGIFRTLETGISRLGENAKSQINAINSLIDLIEPIPMDGNQNYDVLGFIYEYLISMFAANAGKKAGEFYRPYEVSQLMSEIVANHLKNLKNKDKIEIYDPTSGSGSLLITIGKSIGKYISDTNSIQYYAQELKEETYNLTRMNLIMRGVIPDNIKVRNADTLVDDWPLKNDENENILNDPLLVDAVVSNPPYSQDWAPKIGPRFEGYGLAPKSKADYAFLLHDLYHLKNHGIMAIVLPHGVLFRGNEEAKIRERLIEKNNIETIISLPPNIFFGTGIPTIIIVLKKKRENTDILFVDASKEFIKGDKKNKLRAKEIKKIVDTVLGRKNIEKYSRVVSKEEIRENDYNLNISRYISANEKEESFDIFASIFGGIPNTEIEELNYFWNEFPTLKEQIFKEQNEHFSQLNTDNISDTILNNEEVKLYLEKFKNNFDKFSDFLSEKIINKWNIIDISKEENEIEKYIFEKLENFSLIDKYNVYQIFYENWINIALDLEIIKNEGEKAIRLVELINVSGKKNQKIYKWIGKIIPLEIVKNTILKEEFDLLIRKEQKIEEIISFKTSIIEDLSQEERIHIDSLITEDEKSFSKQEVQNYVSKIKNKKDKLEEIDKKVLEINSLLKDEKKVNDELKELSKKLDLSAKEEIENLSSEAISFLLRKKWIDNLIEQINTIAKKSILSIADKINNIINKYEQTFLDLNNNIKKIESDLSELIKEIDANDLEKGALKELAKILKGD, from the coding sequence ATGAATAAACAAGAATTAGCTTCTCAGATTTGAGAAGCAGCAAACAAAATGCGTTCGAAAATAGAAGCTAGCGAATATAAAAATTATATTCTAGGTTTTATATTTTATAAATTTCTATCAGATAAACTTGAAAATTTTTTAAGAAATGATGGATGAACCGATCAAGAAATTAAAGAAAATTTAAATGAAAATGATTATGAAACTATCGAGTACTGTAAAGATAGGCTTAAATATTTTATTTCTTATAATAATTTGTTTTCTACTTGAATAAAAAAAGAGGGAGATTTTGATGTTTCAGATGTTAGAAATGCTATTAATGCGTTTTCAAAAAATTTAGATAAAAATCACAAACATATTTTTGAAGGTATTTTTCGAACATTAGAAACTGGAATAAGTAGATTAGGAGAAAATGCTAAATCTCAAATTAATGCTATTAATTCTTTAATTGATTTGATTGAACCGATTCCGATGGACGGAAACCAAAACTATGATGTACTAGGATTTATTTATGAATATTTAATAAGTATGTTTGCTGCAAATGCTGGAAAAAAAGCTGGGGAATTTTATAGACCTTACGAAGTTTCTCAATTAATGTCTGAAATTGTCGCAAATCATTTAAAAAATTTAAAAAATAAAGACAAAATTGAAATTTATGATCCTACAAGCGGCTCAGGATCGTTGCTTATTACAATTGGTAAAAGTATTGGTAAATATATTTCAGATACAAATAGTATTCAATATTATGCACAGGAACTAAAGGAAGAAACATATAATTTAACAAGAATGAATCTAATTATGAGAGGGGTTATTCCTGATAATATTAAAGTAAGAAATGCCGATACTCTTGTAGACGATTGACCTTTAAAAAATGATGAAAATGAAAATATTTTAAATGACCCTTTATTAGTAGATGCTGTAGTATCTAATCCTCCTTATTCACAAGATTGGGCACCCAAGATTGGGCCTCGATTCGAAGGTTATGGATTAGCTCCTAAATCAAAAGCAGATTATGCATTTTTACTTCATGATCTTTATCATCTAAAAAATCATGGTATTATGGCTATTGTTTTACCTCATGGTGTTTTATTTAGAGGAAATGAAGAAGCCAAAATTAGAGAAAGACTAATTGAGAAAAATAATATAGAAACAATAATTAGCCTACCACCTAATATTTTTTTCGGAACAGGAATTCCTACAATAATTATTGTTTTGAAGAAAAAAAGAGAAAATACCGATATTCTATTTGTTGACGCTTCTAAAGAATTCATTAAAGGTGATAAAAAAAATAAACTAAGAGCAAAAGAAATCAAAAAAATTGTTGATACTGTATTAGGTAGAAAAAATATAGAAAAATACTCCAGAGTTGTTTCTAAGGAGGAAATTCGTGAAAATGATTATAATCTAAATATTTCTAGATATATAAGTGCTAACGAAAAAGAAGAATCTTTTGATATTTTTGCATCGATTTTCGGAGGAATTCCTAATACTGAAATTGAAGAACTAAATTATTTTTGAAATGAATTCCCTACATTAAAAGAGCAAATATTTAAAGAACAAAATGAACATTTTTCTCAACTAAATACAGACAATATATCGGATACTATACTTAATAACGAAGAAGTAAAATTATATTTAGAAAAATTTAAAAATAATTTCGATAAATTTAGTGATTTTTTATCCGAAAAGATAATTAATAAATGAAACATAATTGATATTTCTAAAGAAGAAAATGAAATTGAGAAATATATTTTTGAAAAATTAGAGAATTTTTCATTAATAGACAAATATAATGTTTATCAAATTTTTTATGAAAATTGAATAAATATCGCTTTAGATTTAGAAATAATAAAAAATGAAGGAGAAAAAGCTATTCGACTTGTTGAGCTTATTAATGTGTCAGGGAAGAAAAACCAAAAAATATATAAATGAATTGGTAAAATAATCCCGCTAGAAATTGTAAAAAACACTATTTTAAAGGAAGAATTTGATTTATTAATAAGAAAAGAACAGAAAATTGAAGAAATAATTTCATTTAAAACTTCAATTATAGAAGATCTTTCACAAGAAGAAAGAATCCATATCGATTCCCTTATTACAGAAGACGAAAAAAGTTTTAGTAAACAAGAAGTTCAAAACTACGTTTCAAAAATAAAAAATAAAAAAGATAAACTAGAAGAAATTGATAAAAAAGTTCTTGAGATAAACAGTTTATTAAAAGATGAAAAAAAAGTAAATGATGAATTAAAAGAATTATCTAAAAAACTTGATTTATCAGCAAAGGAAGAAATTGAAAATCTTTCTAGTGAAGCAATTAGTTTCCTTCTTAGAAAAAAATGAATTGATAATCTAATAGAACAAATTAATACAATTGCTAAAAAATCAATACTTTCCATTGCCGATAAAATAAATAATATTATTAACAAATATGAACAAACTTTTTTAGATCTTAATAATAATATTAAAAAAATAGAATCTGATCTTTCTGAATTAATAAAAGAAATAGATGCTAATGATTTAGAAAAAGGTGCTCTGAAAGAATTAGCTAAAATTCTAAAAGGTGATTAA
- a CDS encoding restriction endonuclease subunit S, with amino-acid sequence MIKKASIPTIRFKGFTETWEQRKLKEVALIHARIGWQNLRKSEFLESGDYYLITGTDFDNGRVNFKSCRYVEKWRYLQDKKIQIKNENVLITKAGTIGKVAFIEGLDKPATLNSGVYNIENVSKFFDSKFLFYFLNSSIFTEYINKKITGSIIKNLNQNIIENFPINYPNGDEQEKLGNLFYSLDNLISFHQRKYLKLEQIKKSLLKKMLPNDYKNTPYIRFRGFSESWKQRKLKEVALIHARIGWQNLRKSEFLESGDYYLITGTDFDNGRVNFKSCRYVEKWRYLQDKKIQIKNENVLITKAGTIGKVAFIEGLDKPATLNSGVYNIENVSKFFDSKFLFYFLNSSIFTEYTNKKITGSIIKNLNQNIIENFPINYPNGDEQEKLGKFFFQLDNLITLHQHKCEKLKKIKKSLLEKMLV; translated from the coding sequence ATGATAAAAAAAGCATCGATTCCTACCATAAGATTTAAGGGTTTTACAGAAACTTGAGAACAGCGTAAGTTAAAAGAAGTAGCTTTAATACATGCAAGAATAGGGTGGCAAAACTTAAGAAAATCTGAATTTTTGGAAAGCGGCGATTATTACTTAATTACAGGAACTGATTTTGATAATGGACGTGTTAATTTTAAAAGTTGTAGATATGTTGAAAAGTGGAGATATTTACAAGATAAAAAAATACAAATTAAAAACGAGAATGTCCTAATTACTAAGGCAGGAACAATAGGAAAAGTTGCATTCATCGAAGGTTTAGATAAACCCGCAACACTAAATTCTGGTGTATACAATATTGAAAATGTTTCCAAATTCTTTGATAGCAAATTTCTTTTTTATTTTTTAAATTCTTCAATTTTTACTGAATATATAAATAAAAAAATAACTGGCTCAATTATAAAAAATTTAAATCAAAACATAATCGAAAATTTTCCTATAAATTACCCAAATGGGGATGAACAAGAAAAACTCGGAAATCTTTTTTATAGTCTTGATAACCTTATCTCTTTTCATCAGCGTAAGTATTTAAAACTTGAACAAATTAAAAAGTCCTTATTGAAAAAAATGCTCCCTAATGATTATAAAAATACTCCATATATTCGTTTTAGAGGCTTTAGTGAATCTTGAAAACAGCGTAAGTTAAAAGAAGTAGCTTTAATACATGCAAGAATAGGGTGGCAAAACTTAAGAAAATCTGAATTTTTGGAAAGCGGCGATTATTACTTAATTACAGGAACTGATTTTGATAATGGACGTGTTAATTTTAAAAGTTGTAGATATGTTGAAAAGTGGAGATATTTACAAGATAAAAAAATACAAATTAAAAACGAGAATGTCCTAATTACTAAGGCAGGAACAATAGGAAAAGTTGCATTCATCGAAGGTTTAGATAAACCCGCAACACTAAATTCTGGTGTATACAATATTGAAAATGTTTCCAAATTCTTTGATAGCAAATTTCTTTTTTATTTTTTAAATTCTTCAATTTTTACTGAATATACAAATAAAAAAATAACTGGCTCAATTATAAAAAATTTAAATCAAAACATAATCGAAAATTTTCCTATAAATTACCCAAATGGGGATGAACAAGAAAAACTCGGAAAATTCTTCTTTCAACTCGATAATCTTATCACTCTTCACCAGCATAAGTGTGAAAAGCTTAAAAAAATAAAAAAATCATTGTTAGAAAAAATGCTTGTATAA
- a CDS encoding type I restriction endonuclease subunit R, with protein sequence MFKTEKEFENALIKRLINRRWDPEILEYKDEKQLIDNWAEILFKNNKNINSLDKYKLTEGEKAQLIEHINKFKTPWELNNFINGKIITIVRDHPEHTAKFGKEVDLKIYDKNQIAGGESTYQIVRQPIFKSSKPLISDRRGDLTLLINGMPLIHIELKKSKNQLDEAIFQIQKYANEEVFTGLFSLVQVFVAMTPEETRYFANPGKKFDPSLYFKWMDKNNNEYKNWTGIADNLLSIPEAHKLIGFYTIPDTSDKKLKVLRSYQYHAVEAILDRVNNARWNKNDNRGGYIWHTTGSGKTMTSFKAAKLISDTDKAHKVVFLFDRVELYSQSREAYNSFEVDQPEDDDKKTFQKTKNKYDLIKKLKLKRSTNKLIVTSIQKMSEICDELYNSKDLQIIQKKQIVFIVDECHRTTFGKMLKKIKNDYFPNAIYFGFTGTPIRAKNNKKNLTTDSIFGEPLHTYTIFEGIRDKNVLGFDTNKRKTFSYDELRTKIALRESQASNVEEALTDPVKREIYDKFKKIPMISDENNKGIEDYINDMQYDFNENIPIEKTHPYIVVKDILKNWIETSRNSKFHAIFTVPKIETAIKYYKLFKEMMGKNNLPSIKIACLFNENINNDEKAIFKEKSIIEIINDYNYNFNQNFSISKYSSYEEDISLRLSHKKPYNEIHIKKEKQLDLLIVVKQMLTGFDSKWLNTLYVDKKMEYEDIIQSFSRTNRIFGELEGKPHGIIKYYRYPYTMEKNIKEAFKLYSFNNTEGIFVNKLHQNLKKLNETFDEIKWLFNSNKIKNFEKSPNTEEDKSRFKKLFRQFKKYLEPSEIQGFNFNNLEYKFDEEDFKGSIKMLFNQQDIWTLEKRYEDLKTRIPRNKYQKIQYDVISNINESSPVLIDENYIEKLFSEVISNEKNNEEKTQKLYAMLSENEQFYFEKIREDFRNGNLKNKGNKKLRDYLIEYKWNHREKKIKDFIQIFGIDERMTFDLIDRNLNSSNYNEGGIFTKLFETVKWDKARFYWKNKESISFSEGKIKIKTYKEIKDFILKRKFED encoded by the coding sequence ATGTTTAAAACCGAAAAAGAATTCGAAAATGCTCTTATAAAGAGACTTATTAATAGACGATGAGATCCTGAAATACTTGAATATAAAGACGAAAAGCAACTTATAGATAATTGAGCTGAAATTCTTTTTAAAAACAACAAAAATATCAATTCTTTGGATAAATATAAATTAACAGAAGGAGAAAAAGCGCAATTAATTGAACATATAAATAAATTTAAAACTCCTTGAGAATTAAATAATTTTATAAATGGTAAAATTATAACAATTGTAAGAGACCATCCCGAACACACTGCAAAATTCGGAAAAGAAGTTGATTTAAAAATATATGATAAAAATCAAATAGCTGGTGGTGAAAGTACATATCAAATTGTTAGACAACCAATTTTTAAAAGTTCGAAACCATTAATTAGTGATAGAAGAGGTGATTTAACACTTTTAATAAATGGTATGCCACTTATACATATAGAACTCAAAAAATCAAAAAACCAGTTAGATGAAGCTATATTTCAAATTCAAAAATATGCAAATGAGGAAGTTTTTACTGGTCTATTTTCTCTTGTACAGGTTTTTGTTGCTATGACTCCTGAGGAAACTAGATATTTTGCTAATCCTGGAAAAAAATTCGACCCTTCCCTTTATTTTAAATGAATGGACAAAAATAATAACGAATACAAAAATTGAACAGGTATAGCTGATAATTTACTTTCAATACCAGAAGCTCATAAATTAATCGGATTTTACACAATACCAGATACTAGTGATAAAAAATTAAAAGTACTGAGAAGTTATCAATACCACGCTGTTGAAGCCATTCTTGACAGAGTTAATAATGCAAGATGAAATAAAAACGATAATCGTGGTGGTTATATTTGGCATACAACAGGTTCTGGGAAAACAATGACAAGTTTTAAGGCCGCAAAGTTAATTTCAGATACAGATAAAGCACATAAAGTTGTTTTTTTATTTGATAGAGTTGAATTGTATTCCCAATCTCGTGAAGCATATAATTCTTTCGAGGTTGATCAACCTGAAGATGACGACAAAAAAACATTTCAAAAAACAAAAAATAAATATGATTTGATAAAAAAATTAAAACTAAAAAGATCAACAAACAAACTTATAGTAACATCAATACAGAAAATGAGTGAAATTTGTGACGAACTATATAATTCTAAAGATTTACAAATTATTCAAAAAAAACAAATAGTTTTTATTGTAGATGAATGTCACCGAACAACATTTGGTAAAATGCTTAAAAAAATTAAAAACGATTATTTCCCAAATGCTATTTATTTTGGATTTACAGGTACTCCAATTAGAGCAAAAAATAACAAAAAAAATCTTACAACAGATTCTATATTCGGAGAACCTTTGCATACATACACTATTTTCGAGGGTATAAGAGATAAAAATGTTCTTGGATTCGACACAAATAAAAGAAAAACTTTTAGCTATGATGAATTAAGAACTAAAATTGCCTTAAGAGAAAGCCAAGCTTCTAATGTCGAAGAAGCTCTTACAGATCCTGTGAAAAGAGAAATTTATGACAAGTTCAAAAAAATACCAATGATTTCAGACGAAAATAACAAAGGGATTGAGGATTATATAAATGATATGCAATATGATTTTAATGAAAATATCCCAATTGAAAAAACTCATCCTTATATCGTTGTTAAAGATATCTTGAAAAATTGGATCGAAACAAGTAGAAATTCGAAATTTCATGCTATTTTTACTGTTCCAAAAATTGAAACAGCAATCAAATACTATAAACTGTTTAAAGAAATGATGGGAAAAAATAATCTTCCTTCAATAAAAATTGCCTGTCTATTTAACGAAAATATAAATAATGATGAAAAAGCGATTTTTAAAGAAAAATCAATTATTGAAATAATAAATGATTACAATTATAATTTTAACCAAAATTTCAGTATTTCTAAGTACAGTTCTTATGAAGAAGATATATCTCTTAGACTTTCTCATAAAAAACCATACAATGAAATTCACATTAAAAAAGAAAAGCAATTAGATCTTTTAATTGTTGTAAAACAAATGCTAACAGGATTCGATTCTAAATGATTAAATACATTATATGTAGATAAAAAAATGGAATATGAGGATATAATTCAATCCTTTTCAAGAACGAATCGCATTTTTGGAGAGTTAGAGGGGAAACCTCACGGAATAATAAAATACTATCGCTATCCTTACACTATGGAAAAAAACATAAAAGAGGCTTTTAAGCTTTACTCTTTTAATAATACTGAGGGTATTTTTGTAAATAAATTACATCAAAATTTAAAAAAACTAAATGAAACATTCGATGAAATAAAATGACTTTTCAATAGCAATAAAATTAAAAATTTTGAAAAATCACCCAATACTGAAGAAGATAAATCCAGATTCAAAAAGCTTTTCAGACAATTTAAAAAATATCTTGAGCCTTCAGAGATTCAGGGTTTTAATTTCAATAATCTTGAATATAAATTTGACGAAGAGGATTTTAAGGGGTCTATAAAAATGCTATTTAATCAACAAGATATTTGAACTTTAGAAAAAAGATATGAAGACCTAAAAACTAGAATACCAAGAAATAAATATCAAAAAATTCAATATGATGTAATTTCAAACATAAATGAGAGTAGTCCCGTTTTAATAGATGAAAATTATATTGAAAAACTTTTTTCAGAAGTCATAAGCAATGAAAAAAATAATGAAGAAAAAACGCAAAAATTATATGCTATGCTTTCAGAGAATGAACAATTTTATTTTGAAAAAATAAGAGAAGATTTTAGAAATGGTAATTTAAAAAATAAAGGAAATAAGAAATTAAGAGATTATCTAATTGAGTACAAATGAAATCATAGAGAAAAGAAAATTAAGGATTTTATTCAGATTTTTGGAATTGACGAGAGAATGACGTTTGATTTAATAGATAGAAATCTAAATTCCTCAAATTATAATGAAGGTGGTATTTTCACTAAGTTATTTGAAACTGTAAAATGAGATAAAGCAAGATTTTATTGAAAAAACAAGGAATCTATTTCTTTCTCTGAAGGTAAAATTAAAATTAAAACATACAAAGAAATAAAAGATTTTATATTAAAAAGGAAATTTGAAGATTAA
- a CDS encoding restriction endonuclease subunit S gives MKYGEGNTIPKKRGVYPVYGSNGIVSFTERWNNENGIIVGHIGTVGNVVWAEGKHFVTYNGTIIKGISNIVLDKYLYYCLVLKKLEKLKKGGQPFLSISDIENTEIFIPSLKFQEKTSIFFSNFDNLISFHQRKYLKLEQIKKSLLKKMLPNDYKNTPSIRFRGFSESWKQRKLKEVIDITKGEQLNKEKMFHYGLYPVINGGTSPTGYFNKYNQEANTITIAQGGAAGYVDFQQKRFWASSHCYIIYLKNNEKISNKFLFYVLKNKEYIIRQKAYGATIMSVDKESILTLFLSLPIFNEQEKLGKFFFQLDNLITLHQRE, from the coding sequence ATGAAATATGGCGAGGGCAATACAATACCAAAAAAACGGGGGGTATATCCCGTTTATGGTTCTAATGGAATTGTTTCATTTACAGAAAGGTGAAATAACGAGAACGGAATAATTGTTGGACATATAGGAACAGTAGGTAATGTTGTTTGAGCTGAAGGAAAACATTTTGTAACATATAACGGAACAATTATAAAAGGTATTTCAAATATTGTTTTAGATAAATATTTATATTATTGTTTAGTTTTAAAAAAATTAGAAAAATTAAAAAAAGGTGGGCAACCATTTCTCTCTATATCAGATATAGAAAATACAGAAATTTTTATTCCTTCACTAAAATTTCAAGAAAAAACATCAATATTCTTTAGTAATTTTGATAACCTTATCTCTTTTCATCAGCGTAAGTATTTAAAACTTGAACAAATTAAAAAGTCCTTATTGAAAAAAATGCTCCCTAATGATTATAAAAATACTCCATCTATTCGTTTTAGAGGCTTTAGTGAATCTTGAAAACAGCGTAAGTTAAAAGAAGTAATAGATATCACTAAAGGAGAGCAGTTAAATAAGGAAAAAATGTTTCATTATGGGCTATATCCTGTCATTAATGGAGGAACATCTCCTACAGGATATTTTAATAAATATAATCAAGAGGCTAATACAATTACAATTGCCCAAGGTGGAGCAGCTGGATATGTAGATTTCCAACAAAAAAGATTTTGAGCCAGCTCTCACTGCTACATTATTTATTTGAAAAATAACGAAAAAATATCAAATAAGTTTTTGTTTTACGTTTTAAAAAACAAAGAATACATTATTAGACAAAAAGCTTATGGAGCGACAATTATGTCTGTTGATAAAGAAAGCATTTTAACTTTATTTCTTTCATTACCGATTTTCAATGAACAAGAAAAACTCGGAAAATTCTTCTTTCAACTCGATAATCTTATCACTCTTCACCAGCGTGAGTAA
- a CDS encoding site-specific integrase, whose translation MIKNSKKELFYDYFQRWITIYKEGSIRKVTMNKYKLTLSWIQKLAPKLRVCDLNRITYQKLLNDFALSHERQTTMDFHHQMKSAILDIVDEGIISRDPTRKVIIKGKTPRKKKIKYLNQFQLHTLLKNLKLDEQLNYDWLILLIAKTGMRFSEAIALTPNDFDFASQNITINKTWDYKSDGGFQPTKNKSSIRKIKIDWMVASQFAGLIKNLDPDKPIFIKLENSIYNSTINNILQRRCKKAQLPIITIHGLRHTHASLLLFAGVSIASVAKRLGHSSINTTERTYLHIIQELENKDVDLVMRSLSILN comes from the coding sequence ATGATAAAAAATTCAAAAAAAGAATTATTTTATGACTATTTTCAAAGATGGATAACAATTTATAAAGAAGGATCTATTCGAAAAGTTACAATGAATAAATATAAGTTAACCTTATCATGAATTCAAAAGCTTGCTCCAAAATTAAGAGTTTGTGATCTTAATCGAATTACCTACCAAAAACTACTTAACGATTTTGCTCTTAGTCACGAGAGACAAACTACAATGGATTTTCACCATCAAATGAAATCGGCTATATTAGATATAGTAGATGAAGGAATAATTTCTCGAGATCCTACTCGGAAGGTGATTATCAAAGGAAAAACTCCAAGAAAAAAGAAAATTAAATATTTAAACCAGTTTCAACTTCATACACTCTTAAAAAACTTAAAATTAGATGAACAATTAAATTATGATTGATTAATTTTATTAATAGCTAAAACGGGAATGCGGTTTTCAGAAGCAATCGCTCTTACTCCTAATGATTTTGATTTTGCTTCTCAAAATATTACAATTAACAAAACATGAGATTATAAATCAGATGGCGGTTTTCAACCAACTAAAAATAAATCATCTATTAGAAAAATTAAAATTGATTGAATGGTAGCTTCTCAATTTGCTGGTTTAATTAAAAATCTTGATCCAGATAAACCTATTTTTATAAAATTAGAAAATTCTATTTACAATTCTACTATTAACAATATTCTTCAAAGACGTTGCAAAAAGGCACAATTACCAATTATCACAATTCATGGACTTAGACATACACATGCATCCCTATTATTATTTGCTGGCGTAAGTATTGCAAGCGTGGCTAAAAGACTTGGACATTCTAGCATTAATACAACCGAAAGAACATATTTGCACATCATTCAAGAGCTTGAAAATAAGGATGTAGACTTAGTAATGCGTTCATTATCTATTTTAAATTAA
- a CDS encoding DNA-methyltransferase yields the protein MEFKNKILVGDNIEIMQKIPEKTFDFCFADPPYFMQIPEGKKLYRVEGSEFDGCDDDWDKFTSMDEYKKFTYNWLKEVKRVLKDDGTICLISGMQSIYEIGSILRELGFWVINDIIWKKSNPTPNFAGTRLNNSHETLIWASKSKKSRFTFNYKTGKFLNSGKQMGSIWEFAVCSGNERLKDENGNKFHNTQKPEALLYRIIALFTKENDLILDPFGGSMTTGAVAKKMGRNFTMIEKDPKYIKIGQKRIDSVVPSIGEVEKGSFDIKPLKVSFKEMISDGYFQINETFYHKNGEMAILHDDNGKLNYKDEISSIHEISALMMNKNRKVNGFEYLYVIRNNIKISINQIRIEYRNSKIQLLLKQN from the coding sequence ATGGAATTTAAAAACAAAATTTTAGTTGGTGATAATATTGAAATAATGCAAAAAATTCCTGAGAAAACTTTTGACTTTTGTTTTGCTGACCCTCCTTATTTTATGCAAATTCCGGAGGGTAAAAAACTTTATCGTGTTGAAGGTAGCGAGTTTGACGGGTGCGATGATGATTGGGACAAATTTACTTCAATGGATGAGTATAAAAAGTTTACTTATAATTGATTAAAAGAAGTAAAAAGAGTATTAAAAGACGATGGAACAATTTGTCTGATTTCCGGAATGCAATCAATTTATGAAATAGGTTCAATTTTAAGAGAACTTGGATTTTGAGTAATTAATGACATTATTTGAAAAAAGAGTAATCCAACCCCTAATTTTGCAGGAACACGTTTAAATAATAGTCATGAAACTTTAATTTGAGCTTCTAAAAGTAAAAAGAGTAGATTTACTTTTAATTATAAAACCGGTAAATTTTTAAATAGTGGAAAGCAAATGGGTTCTATATGAGAATTTGCAGTTTGTTCAGGAAATGAGCGTTTAAAAGATGAAAATGGAAATAAATTTCATAACACTCAAAAACCTGAAGCACTTTTATATCGAATTATTGCTCTTTTTACTAAAGAAAATGATTTAATTTTAGATCCTTTTGGTGGCTCAATGACTACTGGAGCAGTTGCTAAAAAAATGGGACGAAATTTCACTATGATTGAAAAAGATCCTAAATACATAAAAATTGGACAAAAACGAATCGATTCAGTAGTTCCAAGTATTGGAGAAGTAGAAAAGGGAAGTTTTGATATCAAACCTTTGAAAGTTTCTTTTAAAGAAATGATTAGTGACGGATACTTTCAAATTAATGAAACTTTTTATCATAAAAATGGGGAAATGGCTATTTTGCATGATGATAATGGAAAATTAAATTATAAAGATGAAATTTCATCTATTCACGAAATAAGTGCATTAATGATGAATAAAAATAGAAAAGTTAATGGATTTGAATATCTTTATGTAATTAGAAATAATATAAAAATATCAATTAATCAAATTAGAATAGAATACCGAAATAGTAAAATTCAATTATTATTAAAACAGAATTAA